In Callospermophilus lateralis isolate mCalLat2 chromosome 18, mCalLat2.hap1, whole genome shotgun sequence, one DNA window encodes the following:
- the Alkbh6 gene encoding putative RNA/DNA demethylase ALKBH6 isoform X1, whose translation MEEQDVRVPALEPFRVEQAPPVIYYVPDFISKEEEEYLLRQVFNAPKPKWTQLSGRKLQNWGGLPHPKGMVPERLPPWLQRYVDKVSDLSLFGGLPANHVLVNQYLPGEGIMPHEDGPLYYPTVSTISLGSHTMLDFYEPRQPEDDDPIEQPRPPPQPTTSLLLEPCSLLVLRGTAYTRLLHGIAATQVDVLDAASLPPNAAACRSALPGAHLVRGTRVSLTIRRVPRVLRAGLLLSK comes from the exons ATGGAGGAGCAGGACGTCAGGGTTCCAGCTCTGGAACCATTCAGGGTGGAACAG GCACCACCTGTAATCTACTATGTACCTGACTTCATCTCCAAGGAAGAGGAAGAGTATTTGCTTCGACAG GTTTTCAATGCCCCAAAGCCAAAGTGGACCCAGCTTTCTGGGAGGAAGCTACAGAACTGGG GTGGGCTCCCCCATCCTAAGGGGATGGTCCCTGAGCGACTGCCCCCGTGGCTCCAGCGCTACGTGGATAAAGTGTCTGATCTCAGCCTTTTTGGGGGTCTCCCTGCTAACCATGTCCTCGTGAACCAGTATCTGCCTGGGGAGGGCATCATG CCCCACGAGGATGGACCACTCTACTACCCGACCGTTAGCACCATCAGCCTGGGCTCCCACACCATGCTGGATTTCTACGAACCTCGGCAGCCGGAGGATGATGACCCTATAGAACAG CCccggccaccaccccagcccactACCTCACTGTTGCTAGAACCGTGCAGCCTGCTGGTGCTCCGTGGTACTGCATACACACGCCTCCTGCATGGCATCGCAGCCACCCAGGTAGACGTGCTGGACGCTGCCTCACTGCCACCCAATGCGGCTGCCTGCAGATCCGCACTGCCTGGAGCCCATCTGGTACGCGGCACCCGAGTCTCGCTGACCATCCGCCGTGTACCCCGCGTACTACGCGCTGGTCTACTGCTCAGCAAGTGA
- the Alkbh6 gene encoding putative RNA/DNA demethylase ALKBH6 isoform X2 has product MEEQDVRVPALEPFRVEQAPPVIYYVPDFISKEEEEYLLRQVFNAPKPKWTQLSGRKLQNWGGLPHPKGMVPERLPPWLQRYVDKVSDLSLFGGLPANHVLVNQYLPGEGIMPHEDGPLYYPTVSTISLGSHTMLDFYEPRQPEDDDPIEQDLARQALCQLSPSRNILDILRYPSVIHLWVSQHLPTCPLVPPFEHCNTDILLLL; this is encoded by the exons ATGGAGGAGCAGGACGTCAGGGTTCCAGCTCTGGAACCATTCAGGGTGGAACAG GCACCACCTGTAATCTACTATGTACCTGACTTCATCTCCAAGGAAGAGGAAGAGTATTTGCTTCGACAG GTTTTCAATGCCCCAAAGCCAAAGTGGACCCAGCTTTCTGGGAGGAAGCTACAGAACTGGG GTGGGCTCCCCCATCCTAAGGGGATGGTCCCTGAGCGACTGCCCCCGTGGCTCCAGCGCTACGTGGATAAAGTGTCTGATCTCAGCCTTTTTGGGGGTCTCCCTGCTAACCATGTCCTCGTGAACCAGTATCTGCCTGGGGAGGGCATCATG CCCCACGAGGATGGACCACTCTACTACCCGACCGTTAGCACCATCAGCCTGGGCTCCCACACCATGCTGGATTTCTACGAACCTCGGCAGCCGGAGGATGATGACCCTATAGAACAG gaccttgcgaggcaagcactctgccaactgagccccTCAAGAAACATTCTTGATATCCTCAGATACCCTAGTGTCATTCACTTATGGGTGTCTCAACATCTTCCCACTTGCCCTCTCGTCCCACCATTTGAGCACTGCAACACTGATATCCTGCTACTCCTGTAA
- the Syne4 gene encoding nesprin-4 isoform X1 produces the protein MRLPADPHCLEPIWPPDMALSPPRLPSEPLNHPPGAPREPDIAGCTICLASGEETIRREQAQDFLDPPGHVQGGLRGTEPPRTSTPSFQEDPDGNKHHEHPGSGLEALEAEQDSLHLCLLGLGLQLQDLEQGLGPWTLAQRRMVQLQALQADLRGAAERVDALLTFGEGLAQRSEPRAWASLEQILRALGAHRNTIFRRLWQLQAQLASYSLVFEKANMPDQDLEVEGDLDGPGPDGASGPWAPSNLPTPAELEWDPAGDVGELGPSKQKTTQTPGPPCELCGHRGLQGRGQSLEDMVSLGFSHQKHLIGHRRRSLLQKPQDKKRQTSPRLQDVMLEVDPGASAPASRWSLTFLLILFFFLLMGVTLFLPISGGSCCSHALQARMPHLMLSYVNGLPPI, from the exons ATGCGGCTGCCTGCAGATCCGCACTGCCTGGAGCCCATCTG GCCCCCAGATATGGCCCTGTCCCCACCTAGGCTCCCCTCAGAGCCTCTCAATCATCCCCCAGGAGCCCCTAGGGAGCCGGACATTGCTGGATGCACCATCTGTCTTGCATCTGGAGAGGAGACAATCAG GAGAGAACAGGCACAGGACTTCTTGGACCCTCCTGGGCATGTCCAGGGTGGGTTGAGGGGCACTGAGCCCCCAAGAACATCAACGCCCTCTTTCCAGGAGGATCCAGATGGGAACAAACACCATGAG CACCCTGGCTCTGGCCTGGAGGCACTGGAGGCTGAGCAGGACAGTCTGCACCTCTGCCTGTTGGGGCTGGGTCTCCAGCTGCAGGACCTGGAGCAAGGCCTTGGGCCCTGGACACTGGCCCAGCGCAGGATGGTCCAGCTACAG GCCCTCCAGGCAGATCTACGAGGGGCAGCTGAGCGTGTGGATGCACTGCTAACATTTGGTGAGGGACTGGCACAGCGCAGTGAGCCCAGGGCTTGGGCATCTCTGGAGCAGATCCTGAGGGCCCTTGGAGCACACCGAAACACCATCTTCCGACGGCTCTGGCAGCTGCAGGCCCAGCTGGCCAGCTACAGCCTG GTGTTCGAGAAGGCCAATATGCCAGACCAGGACTTGGAGGTCGAGGGGGACTTGGATGGGCCAGGACCTGATGGGGCCTCAGGGCCCTGGGCACCCAGTAACCTCCCCACCCCTGCAGAGTTGGAGTGGGACCCAGCAGGGGATGTTGGGGAGCTTGGACCCTCGAAGCAAAAGACAACACAGACACCAGGGCCTCCTTGTGAGCTGTGTGGCCACAGGGGCCTCCAGGGCAGGGGACAAAGTCTTGAG gatatggtctcattggggtTTAGCCACCAGAAACATTTAATAGGTCACCGAAGACGCTCCCTGCTCCAGAAGCCTCAG GACAAGAAGAGGCAAACATCTCCTCGTCTTCAGGATGTGATGCTGGAGGTGGATCCTGG GGCCTCTGCTCCTGCATCCAGATGGTCCCTGACCTTCCTCCTTatcctcttcttctttcttctgatGGGTGTCACATTGTTTCTGCCCATTTCAGGGGGCTCCTGCTGCTCTCATGCCCTACAGGCCAGGATGCCCCACCTGATGCTCAGCTATGTCAATGGTCTCCCCCCAATCTGA
- the Syne4 gene encoding nesprin-4 isoform X2: protein MHHLSCIWRGDNQEDPDGNKHHEHPGSGLEALEAEQDSLHLCLLGLGLQLQDLEQGLGPWTLAQRRMVQLQALQADLRGAAERVDALLTFGEGLAQRSEPRAWASLEQILRALGAHRNTIFRRLWQLQAQLASYSLVFEKANMPDQDLEVEGDLDGPGPDGASGPWAPSNLPTPAELEWDPAGDVGELGPSKQKTTQTPGPPCELCGHRGLQGRGQSLEDMVSLGFSHQKHLIGHRRRSLLQKPQDKKRQTSPRLQDVMLEVDPGASAPASRWSLTFLLILFFFLLMGVTLFLPISGGSCCSHALQARMPHLMLSYVNGLPPI, encoded by the exons ATGCACCATCTGTCTTGCATCTGGAGAGGAGACAATCAG GAGGATCCAGATGGGAACAAACACCATGAG CACCCTGGCTCTGGCCTGGAGGCACTGGAGGCTGAGCAGGACAGTCTGCACCTCTGCCTGTTGGGGCTGGGTCTCCAGCTGCAGGACCTGGAGCAAGGCCTTGGGCCCTGGACACTGGCCCAGCGCAGGATGGTCCAGCTACAG GCCCTCCAGGCAGATCTACGAGGGGCAGCTGAGCGTGTGGATGCACTGCTAACATTTGGTGAGGGACTGGCACAGCGCAGTGAGCCCAGGGCTTGGGCATCTCTGGAGCAGATCCTGAGGGCCCTTGGAGCACACCGAAACACCATCTTCCGACGGCTCTGGCAGCTGCAGGCCCAGCTGGCCAGCTACAGCCTG GTGTTCGAGAAGGCCAATATGCCAGACCAGGACTTGGAGGTCGAGGGGGACTTGGATGGGCCAGGACCTGATGGGGCCTCAGGGCCCTGGGCACCCAGTAACCTCCCCACCCCTGCAGAGTTGGAGTGGGACCCAGCAGGGGATGTTGGGGAGCTTGGACCCTCGAAGCAAAAGACAACACAGACACCAGGGCCTCCTTGTGAGCTGTGTGGCCACAGGGGCCTCCAGGGCAGGGGACAAAGTCTTGAG gatatggtctcattggggtTTAGCCACCAGAAACATTTAATAGGTCACCGAAGACGCTCCCTGCTCCAGAAGCCTCAG GACAAGAAGAGGCAAACATCTCCTCGTCTTCAGGATGTGATGCTGGAGGTGGATCCTGG GGCCTCTGCTCCTGCATCCAGATGGTCCCTGACCTTCCTCCTTatcctcttcttctttcttctgatGGGTGTCACATTGTTTCTGCCCATTTCAGGGGGCTCCTGCTGCTCTCATGCCCTACAGGCCAGGATGCCCCACCTGATGCTCAGCTATGTCAATGGTCTCCCCCCAATCTGA
- the Sdhaf1 gene encoding succinate dehydrogenase assembly factor 1, mitochondrial encodes MSRPSRLQRQVLSLYRELLRAGRGKPGAEARVRAEFRQNASLPRTDVLRIEYLYRRGRRQLQLLRSDHAKALGAFVRPRGPTEEPGGAAALGTPPDDDDGPKSPLDDTGAPEIRPDGR; translated from the coding sequence ATGAGCCGGCCCAGCCGGCTGCAGAGGCAAGTTCTGAGTCTCTACCGCGAGCTTCTGCGCGCTGGGCGCGGGAAGCCGGGTGCCGAGGCGCGGGTGCGGGCCGAGTTCCGGCAGAACGCCAGCCTACCGCGCACCGACGTGCTGCGCATCGAGTACCTGTACCGCCGCGGACGGCGCCAGCTGCAGCTGCTGCGCTCCGACCACGCCAAGGCCTTGGGTGCTTTTGTGCGCCCTCGGGGCCCGACCGAGGAGCCTGGCGGCGCGGCGGCCCTGGGGACCCCGCCTGACGATGATGATGGTCCAAAGAGCCCTCTCGACGACACCGGGGCACCGGAGATCCGACCCGATGGACGATGA